In one Chloroflexota bacterium genomic region, the following are encoded:
- a CDS encoding GH3 auxin-responsive promoter family protein, with protein MLKAIELLQQGRNEELWQMCCGYLRLSLEQFMAIQKRLLLEQIRLLSGCTLGRKIMNGARPETVEEFREQVPLTTYADYCPELSDKREAPLPAEPAFWVHTSGRSGDYPCKWVPITRVFAEELSTIMYGVGMLSSCKDWGDTSQLNGRPKIVYTVAPRPYMSGTMADMLGMQTPTQYLPPLEEAEELSFEDRIKLGFKQALSEGLDYFFGLSMVLVVVGNKFSQSTDKVDIRPLLAQPRALFRLAKGMAKSKLARRPMLPRDIWSVKGIMSGGLDSGIYREKIKALWGRYPLDVYAGTEGGIIATQAWDFEGMTFVPSLNFLEFIPEKEHFKWRLDPEYQPKTVLLDEVEAGENYEMVLSNFHGGPLVRYRPGDMIRITSLHNERLGIEIPQMAFERRADDLLDFVFVRLTEKTIWQAIENTGFAYEDWSAFKKEGQPVLSLYIELKNGYQGSEAEIAAAVREQILRSDSQNKDTAALYRDDFAAMIDFKVEVNVLSPGAFAHFTEQRRAEGADLAHLKPPHINPSQRVLELLAEKPAEVVRVGADTTSETAAVR; from the coding sequence GTGCTGAAAGCGATCGAGCTTTTACAGCAGGGAAGGAATGAAGAGCTTTGGCAGATGTGTTGCGGCTACCTCAGGCTTTCTCTGGAGCAGTTTATGGCCATACAGAAGAGGCTGCTCCTGGAACAGATAAGGCTGCTCAGCGGGTGCACACTGGGCAGAAAGATTATGAACGGCGCCAGACCGGAAACGGTAGAGGAATTCCGCGAGCAGGTGCCCCTGACAACCTATGCTGACTACTGCCCCGAACTCAGCGATAAAAGAGAGGCGCCGCTACCTGCCGAACCCGCCTTCTGGGTGCATACTTCAGGGCGTTCCGGCGATTACCCGTGCAAGTGGGTACCAATCACGCGGGTCTTTGCCGAGGAATTGAGCACAATCATGTATGGCGTGGGAATGCTCTCCAGCTGCAAGGACTGGGGTGACACCTCACAGCTCAACGGCCGCCCCAAAATCGTTTATACCGTGGCACCTCGACCGTACATGTCCGGAACCATGGCGGATATGCTCGGTATGCAGACACCGACCCAGTACCTGCCCCCACTGGAAGAAGCCGAGGAACTTTCTTTTGAAGATAGAATAAAGCTCGGTTTCAAACAGGCCCTGTCCGAGGGGCTCGATTACTTTTTCGGACTATCTATGGTTCTGGTGGTGGTGGGCAACAAGTTCAGCCAGTCAACCGACAAAGTGGATATCCGCCCCCTGCTTGCCCAGCCCAGAGCACTGTTTCGTCTGGCCAAAGGCATGGCCAAGAGCAAACTGGCACGACGGCCGATGCTGCCCAGGGATATCTGGTCGGTGAAGGGCATCATGAGCGGCGGTCTTGATAGCGGTATTTACCGCGAAAAAATCAAGGCACTCTGGGGAAGGTATCCTCTGGACGTATACGCCGGCACCGAAGGCGGCATCATCGCCACGCAGGCCTGGGACTTCGAGGGCATGACCTTCGTTCCCAGCCTCAACTTCCTGGAGTTTATTCCGGAAAAGGAACATTTCAAGTGGCGCCTCGACCCTGAATATCAGCCGAAGACGGTTCTGCTTGATGAAGTGGAGGCCGGTGAGAATTACGAAATGGTGCTCTCTAACTTCCACGGCGGGCCGCTGGTCAGGTACCGTCCCGGGGATATGATTCGCATCACCTCACTGCACAATGAGCGGCTGGGCATTGAGATTCCGCAGATGGCATTTGAGCGGCGCGCCGATGACCTGCTTGATTTCGTCTTTGTCCGGCTGACCGAGAAAACAATCTGGCAGGCAATTGAGAACACGGGCTTTGCTTATGAGGACTGGAGCGCCTTCAAAAAGGAAGGACAGCCGGTGCTCAGTCTCTATATCGAGTTGAAAAACGGCTATCAGGGCAGCGAGGCGGAAATTGCCGCCGCCGTACGGGAACAGATACTGAGGTCGGACAGCCAGAATAAAGATACCGCAGCACTGTATCGTGATGACTTTGCCGCAATGATCGACTTCAAGGTTGAAGTAAATGTGCTGTCGCCCGGAGCCTTCGCCCATTTCACCGAGCAACGGCGGGCCGAAGGTGCCGACCTGGCACACCTCAAGCCGCCACATATAAATCCGTCCCAGCGAGTGCTTGAGCTCCTGGCAGAGAAACCGGCAGAGGTGGTCAGGGTTGGCGCTGATACCACGAGCGAGACGGCAGCTGTCCGCTAG